In Triticum aestivum cultivar Chinese Spring chromosome 5B, IWGSC CS RefSeq v2.1, whole genome shotgun sequence, the following proteins share a genomic window:
- the LOC123117371 gene encoding BTB/POZ and MATH domain-containing protein 1-like, with amino-acid sequence MKTCKTVSTCTPVEEAQGTHVFDILGYSKHKGMGHGVDGRIRSGVFSVGGHDWVIFFFPDGYKGHGLDYISVFLMLSSNNAKVRASCDMRLVDRYTGFSSSVHKTGPRIFSSGDISKFAPQSNCFIRHSEIEGSAYLRDDRLTIECVVTVFNKPHITQTKPFLKIDMPPADMTEHVSKLLEEKQGFDVSFIVGGETIEAHRFVLAIRSPVFKAELYGSMQEARPGQCITIMDMQPDVFKALLHFIYTDCLPSGEDTEMVRLLLVAADRYAMDRLKLVCQSILCEDLNKDTVAITLALADQHNCHRLKNACLEFIELSNFMDALVATRRLKDIKKTCPSFIVDELEKRTKRRKA; translated from the coding sequence ATGAAGACGTGTAAGACGGTGTCTACATGCACCCCAGTGGAGGAGGCTCAAGGTACGCATGTGTTTGATATCTTGGGTTACAGCAAGCACAAGGGCATGGGCCACGGCGTGGACGGCCGCATACGCTCAGGGGTTTTCTCCGTCGGCGGTCACGACTGGGTGATCTTCTTCTTCCCCGACGGGTATAAAGGACATGGCCTAGATTACATATCGGTTTTCCTCATGCTTTCGAGCAACAACGCTAAGGTTCGGGCGTCCTGCGACATGAGGCTGGTGGACCGGTACACCGGATTCTCATCTTCGGTGCATAAAACAGGACCTAGGATTTTCAGTTCTGGTGATATTAGTAAGTTTGCTCCACAGTCTAATTGTTTCATAAGGCACAGTGAGATCGAGGGATCCGCGTACCTTAGGGATGATCGCCTGACGATCGAATGCGTCGTCACTGTTTTCAACAAGCCACATATTACGCAAACAAAACCATTCCTTAAAATCGACATGCCACCAGCTGACATGACTGAGCATGTTAGCAAGCTGCTTGAAGAAAAGCAGGGATTTGATGTCAGCTTCATCGTCGGAGGAGAGACCATTGAAGCGCATAGGTTTGTTCTCGCTATACGCTCGCCTGTTTTCAAAGCGGAGCTCTATGGGTCGATGCAGGAGGCGAGGCCGGGGCAATGCATAACCATCATGGACATGCAACCTGATGTTTTCAAGGCCCTGCTCCATTTCATCTATACGGACTGTTTGCCTAGCGGTGAGGACACTGAGATGGTCCGGCTATTACTAGTGGCTGCGGACAGATATGCAATGGACAGGCTCAAGCTGGTTTGCCAAAGCATCTTATGCGAGGATCTGAACAAGGACACCGTGGCAATCACATTAGCTTTAGCTGACCAACATAACTGCCACCGGCTTAAGAATGCTTGCCTTGAATTTATCGAATTATCAAATTTCATGGATGCTCTGGTGGCTACACGACGGTTAAAGGATATCAAGAAGACTTGCCCATCTTTCATAGTGGACGAATTGGAGAAGAGAACAAAGCGTCGTAAAGCATGA